A window of Bacteroidota bacterium contains these coding sequences:
- a CDS encoding ribonuclease H family protein, which yields MSEKKYYVVWKGRNTGVFENWKDCFEQVGGFEGALYRSFSDKEDALKALDSSPWKYIGKANQKAGKTRDKKKACGNPVIPSISVDAACSGNPGTMEYRGVDTASGTVLFHAGPFPNSTVNIGEFLAIVHGLGYLHKQGSTIPLYSDSTTALTWVKNKKVKTTLQPGKGNEKSFELLERALIWLQNHSYPNPLFKWETEAWGEIPADFGRK from the coding sequence TTGTCTGAAAAAAAGTATTATGTCGTTTGGAAAGGCCGGAATACCGGGGTTTTTGAAAACTGGAAAGATTGTTTCGAACAGGTCGGAGGATTCGAAGGTGCTCTGTACCGATCATTCAGCGACAAAGAAGACGCTTTAAAAGCTCTGGATAGTTCTCCATGGAAATACATTGGAAAAGCCAATCAAAAGGCAGGGAAGACCAGAGACAAAAAAAAAGCCTGCGGCAACCCGGTTATTCCCAGCATTTCTGTCGATGCTGCCTGCAGCGGGAATCCCGGTACCATGGAATACAGAGGCGTAGATACCGCATCTGGAACGGTCTTGTTTCATGCCGGCCCTTTTCCCAATTCGACTGTCAATATCGGGGAGTTCCTTGCCATTGTTCATGGGTTGGGATATTTGCATAAGCAGGGAAGTACCATTCCTTTGTATTCCGATTCAACGACTGCCCTCACCTGGGTAAAAAACAAGAAGGTTAAAACAACCCTTCAACCTGGCAAAGGCAATGAAAAAAGCTTTGAATTATTGGAAAGAGCGCTTATCTGGCTGCAAAACCATAGCTATCCCAATCCTCTGTTCAAATGGGAAACCGAAGCATGGGGAGAGATCCCCGCGGATTTTGGCCGCAAATAA
- a CDS encoding type III pantothenate kinase — translation MDLIIDFGNTLTKIAIFKGNTEVFLLAVPNIEQEELKQILNRFPVKRSIISSVRNHPSWISHFLEKHSLHTELDENTHLPLQIGYSTPETLGKDRLAAAVAGHMLYPDNDVLVIMAGTCLTYDFVNKQGVYSGGAISPGMKMRFRALHEFTDKLPLCKTKDNIPLTGTTTHESIQSGVVNGMLAEINGIIDQYRKIYNNLTVVLSGGDLNYFDKKLKNNIFAVPNIVLRGLKNILDSHAIEQRQP, via the coding sequence ATGGATCTGATCATTGATTTCGGTAATACTTTAACAAAAATTGCCATTTTTAAAGGCAATACGGAAGTATTTCTCCTGGCCGTCCCCAATATTGAACAGGAAGAGCTTAAACAAATCCTGAATCGTTTTCCTGTAAAAAGGTCCATCATTTCCTCTGTCAGGAACCATCCTTCCTGGATAAGCCATTTCCTGGAAAAGCATAGCCTGCATACCGAACTGGATGAAAACACGCATTTACCCTTGCAAATCGGATACTCCACCCCGGAAACACTCGGAAAAGACAGGCTGGCAGCGGCTGTGGCCGGACATATGCTTTATCCCGATAATGATGTGCTTGTGATCATGGCCGGTACCTGCCTGACCTATGACTTTGTCAACAAACAAGGAGTTTATTCAGGAGGAGCCATCTCACCAGGGATGAAAATGCGTTTCCGGGCTCTGCATGAATTTACCGATAAACTTCCATTATGCAAGACAAAAGATAATATACCATTAACAGGAACAACCACACACGAGTCTATTCAATCGGGCGTTGTGAACGGAATGTTAGCTGAAATCAATGGAATTATCGATCAATATCGAAAAATTTACAATAATTTAACAGTAGTTTTAAGTGGCGGGGACCTTAATTATTTTGATAAAAAGCTAAAAAATAACATCTTTGCAGTCCCAAACATCGTACTACGTGGTTTAAAAAATATATTGGATTCCCATGCAATTGAACAAAGGCAACCTTAG